The sequence AGCAAACTGATGTGTAAAATGAACAAAACGCAGAGGCTACATCATAAAGAATAGTGCTAATTACCATTGTGCAAGTCTACACAATAATTACTAAATGTGCATAGATATTATTGCACTCAAAATAAAAGTACATATATAATGGAAAAAAGTATTGGTAGCCTTTACTACGGtatcagaaaaatataaaaatgttagcCTAAAACAAAAGGGAACGTTTTAAAGATGTAAAATTTATAGCAGTGTGGCTTTTAACATATGAAATAAACATATCATCTCTTTTGTCTTTAtttaggagtaaaaaaaaaaaactttctttctaTTCTTCCTCACTGCCTCTTTAGTCACGCCTCCTCATTCCATAAAAAGACTTCCTCATCAAATGTATGGACACAGCTTTTATAGTACTGAATAATCTgaaatagggatcgaccgatattgattttttcagAGCCGATACTGATAATCTGTTAACTTTTAGGCCGATAGCCAATAACTTaccgattttttttatatatatatatatatatatatatttttttttttttttttttcattaagtggtaaatgcaaaaaatataaatgccagtcagagtttttttgttttcaagaatatttattgtTCCCCTCCctatcctgtcccttagtgttcctttcccctcaCCTGCCTtcactgtcccttagtggtcctctttaGTGTGACACCCccttcctgcccccccccccccctttgtggtaCTCTTCCCTCCATGGTGTGCCTCATTATCTTTCTTGTAGCGTGACCAAGCACagcggaccgcggtacaggagcttcagtttcctgtacccggtcagactgacaggaagtgctctctcgttgagcacttcctgtccggccgggtacaggaaactgaagctcctgtaccacagTCCGCTCTGCTCAAATGAGTGACTGGTAGGGGATAGCGCTGTGCGCTTCCTGCCTGCCCGTCACTCGATTCTtgtgcccccagagccggtgcggcCTAAGACGGCTACCTGCGCAGCCTTATGGACGTGCCAGCCCTGAGTGCGTTGGGCCACCGCCGCCTCTCACATtattggcaatatcggtatcaatAGTAGGCGATACTGATATTTGCCAAAATCGATTATCGGTCTATCCCTAATCTGAACTACAAAGCATCCTGCATTAGGATAGGACAGCAGGAAGATATGGAAGCAATATAGTAATGATACCACTACCTGTTTATAGGTTTTCTGAGTGTCTGCAGCGAGGTTATGAAATAAACAGATCTCTCAGTGCTGTTGGCGCTGAGACagtgtgcatacatttgataaggaagtctttctggccTGAAAATGTATTGAAGTTGTATTAGTGCCGGAGTGTCTCGATTAGGAAGCTTCATACTATCGAATAAGATCACCATTGCTACGCGGTTCAGTGAATATGATAATTGGCTAAATTACTTTCTAATTTATTGACCAAATCTCTGCAGATGCTGCAAAACCTAATTATTCGCAACAAATACAAGAACAGAATCGAAGTAGAAGTTAtaagatttattttaaaatctttatgaaatgcactGGGATTTCATTCGAATACCAATGCTGACCAGATATAAGACAAATTAGAGAAAAGTTTGTTTTATTGTAAAGCCATAAATTAACAAAAGGATGACAAGCTTCACCATCAagtttattatattatacagctctTGCCAGCAGTGTCTATGATCTGGATCATTGCTAGATTTCATCTATGGACAGGGTGATTGCagaatatgcaatatatatatatatatatatacatactgcagggcatccTTTTCCAtgcattcttttgtttttattaaattacaAAATTATGTGTCCCTGAAAATATGGTAGATCTGGTCACCCTTTCTATGGAGGCTTACACGGTCTTGTGTATCCCCTTGCGCCTCTGCTGCATCCCTAGACTGCTATACCACATGTGGCAGAGACGCCATGCAAAGATCTCCAAAAGTGAGTTGCTTTaatgcaataaaaacatttttttaaaaaaaaaatttaagtcaaCATCAAGCTGGTATGTTTCGATCTGttgattttgttttctgttttcctgCTTTACATccttttttatttcattacatTTTCTTGGGGGTTGCTTGGGCTTTTTGTTTGTAGCCTTTAAGAAAATCCTAATTAATGGACACTGTAGATTACACTTGTCTTGTTTTCCATTTGCTAGGTTTGTCTTGGCGGTTGGAAGTGCAGTCTTCGATGCCATGTTCAATGGTGGCATGGCCACAACATCCACAGAAATTGAATTACCAGATGTTGAACCAGCTGCTTTCCTtgcacttttaaagtaagttttgCATCATGAAACCAAACTATAATTCTACTCTAAGACACCACAAAATCAAAATGGTGACACCATAATAATGTTGCTGAAGAACGTAAAGTTCAACACACCGCATACTAATGTACTAAATGTTAACTTTCTAATACTACCAAGAGGGACTGATAGAAGAGTATGCCTTCCTAAATAAGGGCAAAgtgtatggtgcttggagtccatCAGTGCTGTTGGCTGGATAGACCAGACCAGTGGTGCTATAGTTGACTCAAATTAATTTTGTCCAAATTGTTAAACTTTAGATGTCTCACTCTCTCCTCTCTGGAGATGGCTACACTGCAGACTGCTCATGAGTGGTCCTACTCTGCACTAATAAACAGTGAGTTCAGCTGTTTGTAAAACGATAGCAGCTATGGTATGTCTGCTATCCTTTTATAATACAGTTCCATTCATCTTCTGTGATATGGGTTTGAATGATAAGATCACTCCCCTTAGACCAGAAAGAGATGCTCCTGGTGGAAACATCTCTGGTGAGGAAGGAGTTTCTGGGGGTGTAGTCTCTAAGCATTCATAGTAAGTGACAATCCCTCTAGGTTCAAAAGGAGGGTTCGTTTGTGGCAATAACCTAAATAGGATTTATAAAGTACCTGAAAATGTCTGCATTGGGTATTGTATGGAGAATGATAAATAAACCCAAGCAAATGAGATTTTAGAATCCTCTATACCTTTCATAGAACTAAATGTGttgcttttttaatatatatttaaaaaataataatctagctTTGCTTGAAAAGGATAAACTgacaaataatatatttaatgtttttaacAGAAACACAAATTATGGCATTAGCTTTATGTTCCATGCTTTAATTATAAAACTGGTACAGTAACCCTTTCTTCAAATATAAGCTGCAATATATCCCAAAATAAATACTGCAAAACCCCTTCATCCAACTATTTCCAATACCAAAGGTGTGTCTGTGGTATTTGGTTTACTGTTGCTGAATCTTGAGCCAGAGGTTCACGTGAACTATATACAGAAAGAGATTCCTCTGTGGAGCACGTTACAATGACACAATATCATGGTATAGAAAATGCTATTTATACATTATACATGTATCATTCTATGTAAATCCCTTCATGCCATTAGGGCGATCCATGTTGtcctaaaaatattaaaactgtTAAGACTACATGGTATGTCCTGCATTTTTTGTGTGCGTGCATTGAAGTGATTTTAGTATTTAGATCATGCTcatgcattctcactgctcatttctctccATTtaggagttgtgtgtgtgtgtgtgtctccccgGTTCTGTTGTCCACTAGAGCTTGCAGCAGCAGCCGGGTTGGATTAAAGTTTGGTTAACAGAGCAGGGTATAAGAACTACTAAAGTAAATATTGTGCTGTAATAATAAAACCTTTTTCTCATGCaggctttaaagggatactccaggcacccagaccacttctgtccattggagtggtctgggtgccaactcccactacccttaaccctgcaagtgtaattattgcagttttcataaactgaaatatttacattgcagggttaagttctcctctagtggctgtctactagacagccactagaggagacttccgtgttcatagaacacgaaaagtgttttaaaacgacgctggatgtcctcacgctatgtgaggaactccagcgtcgccgaaatccccataggaaagcattatataatgctttcctatggggaggtctaatgccgcacatgcgcattaggtctctcccgccgacggccatgcatgcacattaggtctctggCAGGGGAGGAGCCTAGGCGGagatgacccagcgccgagggacattggctctggactccggtaagtcactgaaggggttttaaccccttcagcaacttggggtgGGAGGTAGaagggcactagagggtcctgcagtgcatggaaaacaaatattttcctggcactggagaatccctttaagagtCACtgtcaggggagatgtggctagggttgTATAAATAGAAACCTATATGGCAGATACTTGAGCAGTGACGCTGCAGGCTCATAAAGGTTACCCGGATTAATAAACAAATACTGTTTTTATTAAGCAAAATGTTTGGTGCTTAAGAGTATTCCTTAAGAAATAAGTTCATATCAATGTGCTTATTCATGTTCGTAGCTGAAACTTTGCCTTGAGTCATGATTCCTACAGATCCTAAGTGGTCTTTGAGATTTATGCGAAAATACATGTAAAATACAGTAGTTCTTGCATCTaacaaaaacattgttttcaGGTTTCTGTACTCTGACGAGGTGCAGATCGGTCCTGAGACTGTCATGACTACGCTATATACAGCCAAGAAATACGCAGTTCCTGCCTTGGAGGCACATTGTGTTGAGTTTCTCAAGAAGAACTTGCGTGCTGATAATGCCTTCATGTTGCTTACCCAGGTATATAATATTTGGGGAGGTGGAGTTAATGCCATTTACCAAAGCTTCGTAATTCACCAATTTAACTAATTAACagagtttcttcttttaaaaagttGTCAGATTAAACTATGTACAATAATCAGTTTCCTTTTACCATCACCTTGGACAGCaatttttccaaaatgaaaaattatatttactttgCATTGTACTATAAACATATTTAAGGATTAGTTTGAGTCAATCTCTCTCCTGCTCCCCCTCCCATATTGTTTGCAGGGGGGGTTTATGGTTGGGTACTTAGatataatttttgtaatttatttattcaaaATATGAAACCATAAAAATGACTGTGCTGTATTGATTCCACaatgtctgtcttttttttttttttttttttatacgtttTATCATTACTTTTTTCCTTCCAGGCTCGGCTCTTTGATGAACCTCAGCTTGCCAGCCTTTGCCTCGAAAACATAGACAAGAACACGTCCGATGCCATAAATGCGGAGGGATTCACTGACATTGATTTAGGTAATCTTCTTAAAGCTTTTTACCATTTAACCATGAGCACCAAAGGACTGGTCTGTTACTGGGAGAGTTTGTTAGTTTGGTGATGAAATTTCTTtttctatgtctgtttttttgCTGCTATTGCATGTCCGTGTAAAagaagggaagggttgcaggTATTTCAGTGCCTTACGCTGGTCATGATTTACCCGTATACTGTCACAAATATTATATATGCACTCACACAATGGAATGTAAACGTATAATGTTAACCTAATAGGCAGAACATTTCTGTGGGGTGTGCACTTGGGGGTCACGTTAAAGAGGTGATGCCACATAAAACAGGAGGGGACCCCACCCTTCTTTAATACACACTAGTTAATGGTTTTGATGTAGCAAGAATTCtaattgcactttattttgtgAAAACAATTGCTGATATTCAGTTACACCTCTGTAACTTACTGTGCATATGTCACTCACAGTCAGCATGTATGTGTAAGCAGAAATATTTTAACCTCTCTGTAGTTGTATTtatgtgtaaaactgtatgtgacAGAACAATAGCATGAtccagtttatacagctgtaTTTaagtggagtgttcttttaactggTTACTCTGTTACTACATTTTTAGTGTTTATCACAAATCTTAAGTACTTGAAAACATTTTCCTGAGTTCAGCTAttggtcttaaaggaccactgtagtgccaggaaaacactcgtttttctggcactatagtgccctgagggtgcccccaccctcagggtccccctcccgccgagctctagggggaggaaggggttaaatttacctttttctccagcgctgggagctctcctcctcctcttctaccTCTTTttccgtcaccggctgaatgcgtatgcgcagcaagagccgtgtgcgcattcagccagtccataggaaagccttatcaatgctttcctatggacgctggcgtcttctcactgtgaaaatcacagtgagaagcgcggaagccctctagcggctgtcaatgaggcagccactagaggctggattaaccctaatataaacatagcagtttctctgaaactgctatgtttacagaaaaaaaggttaatcctagctggacctggcacccagaccacttcattaagctgaagtggcctgggtgcctatagtggtcctttaaactttcTATTTCATTGTCAGTtcacaattcctggtttagtacaaggtaaaacatttttgaaaattcATGACGTGTTAAAGGGTCAGTCTAGGCAACATAATCACCATCAAAATAAATACCACCACTTTAGGACTGTAACgtaccgtttcagcataaaagggaaaaatccgtttaggcgataatccccttttccatagacaggcacagctactgcagaacaccaaactcccgatctggatacgaaataacactccgaactggaacagctgaacaagaaaagcatacaatcggcttacactcttggcagtcagcttacaatccaattccccccaagaacgagacgacacttcattttgagggttaaacaggaactctggactggctcatccagcctggcttttatttccaactcacacatacaggccacacccagggggagacataaaagaaccaatgacatagatgttacctcccacacatcccctccccttagtgtgacacataatcccattatgcatacagtgtaaaatatacttttacacaactttcataactttaaaaccatacatcacattcacataaaaatacatatccacaatcaatccattcaggggaacaacatattcaaaaatggcatgaatccgaccaggggtttaaaagttactaaaagtatcttttgggccctggcttgcagcatggcacaatctggctcaaacagaagtaaaacatcccccacaatgcatcccggcttcctcccttctgccctggagataattggagaagtaatccaattatctaggactagagtcagactccattaaccacatggttgcaaaaagacagtaaaagacataaaattacatactgatacatttaacacataaaacacacatttctacatatccccagtttaactgaacacataaatacctacataatatttagcagggttaaagtaccatgttctacagtcttaaaggtacagtatcacaaaagtcccaataagttcacggaggacccttaaaggcccagtagcagtaatataaatcattacatgcccacatatagtttttatagagcaatatgtccaggggccgtagtcgcagggcaggaggctagcaaccaggcttctccagttcacagtggcgaagttggtttcgccacaaggacTCTGACTCTTAACTGGATGATGATGATACCATGGGACTTCTGGTACCGTAAcataacaaaaaatttttttttttttttagtattcatGGTGTGTAGACTGACCTGTTAATGGGTGAAAGGCTTCCTATTTTATTAGCTGTTAAACTGATCTGAGTCTTTATGTCAATTTGCTAGTATGGCTAAATTTGGAAATCTGACCTCCTTCCTCCCTGGCTGAGGTCATCAGTGTCtatgatctctgccaatccagtgcttccccaTTAGGGGACCAGAGCACACTGCACTATGCTAATCAAATGCGCTCTATGAGAGTAAGCAAGTTTAACACACAGCTGCAGAAGTTCCttcatgacagccactagaggtgcgtaaaccctgcaatgaaaaccttTCCGTTCCtgcaaactgcaatgttttcagttaCACTGTTAAGCAGACTGGGACAtagcacccagagcacttcattgaGATGGCATGATCGGAGTGCCCATagagctcctttaaccccttaaggaccaatcttctggaatgtgtccttaaggggttaaaatacattttagttttaattcttgtttcatttacttatttattttacactTAATACATATGTAAAATTTAATTAGGGAAGTAATAGCTATTCAACGTGATGGAATTTCAAGTTGTTTACTGTTATTTACCTTTTTGTTAAAGTATATACCTTCTTAAGGATCTCTCCAGTGGCAAAATTAGATGAGGTGTCCAGGTGAGAAGAAAATTTCATGAACAGCTGCTGCACAGTTAGTTATAAAGTAGCCTTGAACACTTTAACATTTTAACACtctgttttcattttaaaacctTTGTTGTCTGTTGTAAGACTGAAGCAccctgtaaaatgtatttttttttttttttatataatgtgaCTGGATTTCTCCTGTGTATTGCACTGAGCTCTGCTTTTCCTTGATGGCCTACAGCACCGCTCCCTTGTGCTCTTCTTGCAGACACGTTGGTTGCGGTGCTGGAACGAGACACTCTGGGGATCCGCGAAATCCGACTGTTTAATGCAGTGGTGCGCTGGTCAGAGGCAGAGTGCCAGCGGCAGCAGCAGCCCATCACCTCCGAGAATAAACGCAAGGCCCTCGGCAAGGCGCTCTCTCTCATTCGCTTCCCACTTATGACTATCGAAGAATTTGCTGCAGGTATATGTAAAGTAATGTCTGTGGTGCCAcgtgattttgaaaaaaataaatttgtttttattagtGTCTGATTCTGTAATTGGATCATAATTCTGAAAGTGGAAGTTATAGTTTAAGTTTAGATAAAGTACATATATTGTAGAGCTCCTTAACATATATCCTTATTTTTATAACGGACAATATAGCTTGCTTAGTAAATAATAAATAGTGTAAATAGAACACATTTTAATGACTTCACTGCAGATTCTTTCTTACCTTGTCATTTGAAATTGTGACACACTTCTTTAACTGTAAACAAAGCTGATCTGTCCTGCCAGAGACAAATTGAGATACATAAAAAGAAGCTATATTCTTGGTAAGTGCCTGCTTTGTTGACAATTTGTAAACAGTAAGGTGTCGTGAAAAAGTTCACTTTAGAACGCTTTGACTTGCTGCATCAAAACCATTATGCTCAATTTGCCCAAAGCACAGAAATACCAAGATTgctctacaatatatatatatatatatatgatttttttgatGGAACTTCCCTTTAATTAAAGATGTTGTTTAAAAAGCATCCGTAACAGGGTTGTGGACTGTGGAGGTTAAATGGTTAAAAACGGCATCTGTTTTCACAATGTTCTTATTttctaactaccgtatatactcgagtataagccgacccgaatataagccgaggcccctaattttaccccaaaaaactgggaaaacttattgactcgagtataagactagggtgggaaatgcagcagctactggtaaatttctaaataaaattagatcctaaaaaaaattatattaattgaatatttatttacagtgtgtgtatataatgagtgcagtgcgcgtatgagtgcagtgcgcgcgtatgagtgcagtgcgcgcgtatgagtgcagtgcgcgcgtatgagtgcagtgcgcgcgtatgagtgcagtgcgcgcgtatgagtgcagtgcgcgcgtgtatgagtgcagtgcgcgcgtgtatgagtgcagtgcgcgcgtgtatgagtgcagtgcgcgcgtgtatgagtgcagtgcgcgcgtgtatgagtgcagtgcgcgcgtgtatgagtgcagtgcgcgcgtgtatgagtgcagtgcgcgcgtgtatattaattgaatatttatttccagtgtgtgtatataatgagtgcagtgtgtgtgatgcagtgtgtgtttgtgtttgtgttggtgggggtgggcatttattatattaatatttatttttttatagtattattatttttttttattatttattatttaattattattaaaaaaaaaattaattatattttttttcgtcccccctccctgcttgatacatggcagggaggggggctccttccctggtggtccagtgtcattggtagttcagtgggggggagaggggggctggcagagctgtacttacctttcctgcagctcctgtcagctctctcctcctcctccgcgcggtctgtgcagctccctctgtcagctcccagtgtaagtctctcctcctccgcgccgtccgttcagcacctcggtcagctcccagtgtaagtctcgcgagagccgcggctctcgcaagacttacactgggagctgaccgaggtgctgaacggacggcgcggaggaggagagagctgacaggagctgcaggagaggtaagtacagctctgccagcccccctctccccctgtctgtattatggcaatgcaaattgccataatacagactatgactcgagtataagcagagttgggggttttcagcacaaaaaatgtgctgcaaaactcggcttatactcgagtatatacggtacatctatTCTAGTATCTGTGTGAATGTTCATGCAAGATATGTGCAAGGTGCGAGAATGATTTAACAAGTGCTAAAGCAGTAAACCCGTATCATACTGTTCCTTATGTTTTCAGGGCATGTTTATTTTTAACAAGTATTTGTTATCTGCAAAAGTGGATATGTGCAAAAATACATTCATGTTCAGATTATGTAACCAGGGAATTGTAAAAATTCTGAGTCCTTTATTCAGGGCTTGCATTGACTCTCCCTTGGAGGCCACTTTTGTATGTTCTGCAATAAAGCACTCAAATGGTCATATGTGTCTTCTCTGGACAGTGTGTAGAGGAAAGACAATTACGGATACAGAACTGTTCATCCTAGAAGCACAAATACCACAAATGAATAAGCACATTCATAATTCTGTCTACTTAGATTTATTTAGTAGTGTAATTTCCAAATATGTTCTCTTGTGTAAATGAAGTCTTGTTTATAACCTCACTATTTTTACACCGTCTTGAAATGTAATACCTTGTATTCCATGCAGATTTATCCTACATAAGGACATTTTGGTGGATTGACCAGAAAATTTCAGGTCAAAAATGAgtttgggtggggggaggaggaatctacttttgtaCAGCTAGATATTTGCCTGGTACATTTCTGACCATTCCCATTTTTAGTCAATAACCATTTGTTTTCAAatttcacagcagtttggaaacAATAATTGAGTGAATAGTTCTCTGTATAAACATGTATCCTCCCCTGCTTCTGTGTCAGGTCCAGCACAGTCCGGAATCCTTACAGACCGCGAAGTGGTCAGTCTGTTTCTGCACTTTACTGTAAATCCGAAGCCCCGCGTGGAGTTCATAGATAGGCCTCGGTGTTGTCTGCGAGGGAAAGAGTGCAACATTAATCGCTTTCAGCAGGTAGAGAGCCGATGGGGGTACAGCGGAACCAGTGACCGAATAAGGTACCATGCAAAGTTCTAATCTTgtagaaaacattgcagttctgtcACTAAATGTCTCTCTCATGCAAGACTGAACCTGATAGAGGATCATTTAGGCGATCATCATATTCTAGTCATTTGTATGACAGCAGAAGCGCCTTTTTGAAAACAAATTTCCAAACCGCCTTGCTCCTTAGCGTTGGCCCCTTGTACCTCTCTTCAGAGGTTAGGGAGGTGACATCCCCACTGCTTGCAGATCTGCCTTTACTTTATGGTGTGCACGTAAAATCCTCTTGCTAAAATTGTATCAATCCATTTTTAGCTATTCTGTTAATACCACTCACACATAGGAAGCTTACAGCATTCTGCAGCACTCTTTTGGATTAATGCAGGATTAATAATAGTACTGGCATACGTCACTGTATGTGCACCGATACATGAAAATAAGATTAAATTCCATCAAAATGTGAAATATTACCTTAACTTTCATCCTCCTCCTTACTATAAACATTTATCCTAGTGCAGTTATCTGTCTTCTAAACTTCCATGTATGTATGCAGTGCTCCTTGTCTTACAGCTTGTATTTATTTTCTAACCAGTAGTTGTGATTTAATACAAACTTCTTCTTTTTAAGTATTCTATATTGAGAGACTACATGCATCCTAGTGCAACCATTAATTactatcgccatttatatagcgctttacaatattactggggggatttaactataaatcggacaattgcaagaaaacttacaggagcaataggttgaagagggccctgctcaaacgcgcttacagtctataggactatCAGTGCAAATATGTGTATGCAGCTGAGATTTTCCCCTTGTGTTAATGTAAATCTAATAAATTAGCagggaaattattttttttttaaactatattttaAAACCGGGTTTTGTGGTTTTTGTGTTTTCCTCTTCCTCTCTTAACTGGTAGGCCCATGCATGAAATCCTGTGACTGAAATTACATCTTCCTCCCTTGTGTGATAGTTTCCATAAGAACATTTATCACCGCAATAGTAGCAAAGGAACAGGCATAGTTCTGTAACAGAGAGATTCTGATCTAGTAGTGTAGAAGTGAAATGCTGTTGAATGGGGGAATGTTTGTTGAAAAGATCGTGCGGTGAGATATGTGCAAGAGTAGAGCTTAAGGAAACTGAGTGAATGTGGTTCAGAAAGCCCTGAGTTTGCAGGTGTTGAAACAAAATTCCTCTAGTTAAATTATTTAGATGACCGAGAACGGGGCTACTCACGTGACAAGCCCATCAACCAATTGCTTTTGCTATGACTCTACTGTGTCCCTGGAGGAATAGCAGCACTTTTTGACACTTCTCCTCAAATGGCCACCTTCTAAACATTGGCATACTTATGTACCTGTCAGAACCATGTTATTTGGTGAGAGTCATGATAATCCTCTTGGTTAGTCACACCATGATTGCAATCCTCTGCGCATTTTGTCCTATTGGACTTTTTTAAACCTATTAAATACTAAGTTTTAATACACTttatgtttacgttttgtttcacTAGTTCTAGTTACCTCCAacagttttttttcctgtttcatGCTTATTGTACATTGTATTTCAAAAGGGCACTTTAAAAGACCATTGTGGCTGTGGATATGTCACCAATTGTTGGAAATaaaaaccattgccaatgctgcCAAGATCTGATTTGACAACCAATCTAGTTGTAGATTTGGCAGTCGTGACTCTTTGCCCAGTTACTTTGTTAAAAGCAGTACTTTGTTACAGTTCTGTTTATGGATTTGTATACCCACCCAAGATAAAGGAGTGTATTGGCTGTGCTGTATGCTGATAACTATAGTATGTAGTTTACTGATAAACTTAAAGAGTGTCTGCTAGCTTATTGTGAAATTTTTATCTCAAATTAAATTAGGTTGACACCCAGTTTAGAAGAAGAACCAAGTTGCTGATATGTCTGTGTTAAAACATTCCAGGTTTTCAGTTAACCGCAGAATATTTGTTGTGGGTTTTGCACTGTATGGCTCGATACATGGCCCTACAGATTATCAAGTTAACATACAGGTatgcattattttaat comes from Pelobates fuscus isolate aPelFus1 chromosome 5, aPelFus1.pri, whole genome shotgun sequence and encodes:
- the BTBD2 gene encoding BTB/POZ domain-containing protein 2, translated to MRRCCPLIFVNSPGDPPPQKSSPSPHPPEPPPSKMAAGGSGGLSFPGVVGNSAPSNRSGSTASSYNYSGGASASSPGNQAAVSPPAAPPPPSAAAAAAAGLLHREPVYNWQATKTTVRERFTFLFNNEVLSDVHFLVGKGLGSQRIPAHRFVLAVGSAVFDAMFNGGMATTSTEIELPDVEPAAFLALLKFLYSDEVQIGPETVMTTLYTAKKYAVPALEAHCVEFLKKNLRADNAFMLLTQARLFDEPQLASLCLENIDKNTSDAINAEGFTDIDLDTLVAVLERDTLGIREIRLFNAVVRWSEAECQRQQQPITSENKRKALGKALSLIRFPLMTIEEFAAGPAQSGILTDREVVSLFLHFTVNPKPRVEFIDRPRCCLRGKECNINRFQQVESRWGYSGTSDRIRFSVNRRIFVVGFALYGSIHGPTDYQVNIQIIHTDSNTVLGQNDTGFSCDGSSSTFRVMFKEPVEILPNVNYTACATLKGPDSHYGTKGLRKVIHESPTTGAKTCFTFCYAAGNNNGTSVEDGQIPEIIFYT